One region of Aurantimonas sp. HBX-1 genomic DNA includes:
- the erpA gene encoding iron-sulfur cluster insertion protein ErpA: MSDTATLPVTISDNAARRIAAILARSADADSLRISVEGGGCSGFSYKYDLTREREEDDLVLERDGARVLIDQVSLAYLEGSVVDFVDDLMGQSFQIRNPNAVAACGCGTSFSV; this comes from the coding sequence ATGAGCGACACCGCCACCTTACCCGTGACGATTTCCGATAATGCCGCCCGGCGCATCGCGGCGATTCTCGCGCGCAGCGCGGACGCCGACTCGCTGCGCATATCGGTAGAGGGAGGCGGCTGTTCCGGCTTCTCCTACAAATACGACCTGACGCGCGAGCGCGAGGAGGACGACCTCGTGCTCGAGCGCGACGGCGCCCGGGTGCTGATCGACCAGGTATCGCTGGCCTATCTCGAAGGCTCGGTGGTCGATTTCGTCGACGACCTGATGGGACAGTCCTTCCAGATCCGCAATCCCAACGCGGTCGCCGCCTGCGGCTGCGGCACCAGCTTCTCGGTCTGA
- a CDS encoding SPOR domain-containing protein, with protein MGELTGGDRGIGMQADPFEDDPFAELARLIDAPEARRPAATPAQPSDDWQFGNADAAPDVSLDADFDLDMDAFAGALDEELSRDAPRAAPAVAAMPVAAAASATPKVAASYSNWISPAPRSPVATVSPTPAASQPAPVSPILADEDVSDPVLEAAFRGLSAPANPRDARFQESEAFAPARASGPDVSEPTAQLFDDFDALVASELAAMQAPPPASVESRGAATKAVAGSEPASSHDDAMPSAPEARQTASAARRQAVSGRRAGLAAVTAASSAGRQMPVSRRMMSVGASLAVIALVGGAGVYMLTGDGGTVYDAPLIVKADAEPVKVAPKDPGGRAVPNQNKAVYERVQGAGAVVEPSQQTLLTAAEEPADLPQTEPELSDLPGVDLNPIGAAIAAEPTRTAEAGADNSPIAVLTPRRVRTLTVNPDGTLVATEEVPSTSLAELRGENPALIEAASRPLDSLSTGTTAQQPAADAAAPVAEAPDMATAPAATPAAPVQVAAAAPAEPQAVPAAEPATEVAALAPATPPVVEGGYYVQISSQPSREAAEESSRTLGQRFAEVIGGRSLVIQSADIPGKGTYHRVRVAAASKSEANDLCQRLKSAGGSCFVSR; from the coding sequence ATGGGGGAATTGACGGGCGGCGATCGCGGCATCGGCATGCAGGCCGATCCGTTCGAGGACGATCCTTTCGCTGAACTCGCCAGACTGATCGATGCGCCCGAGGCGAGGCGGCCTGCGGCCACGCCGGCGCAGCCCTCGGACGACTGGCAGTTCGGCAATGCCGACGCCGCTCCGGATGTCAGTCTCGACGCCGATTTCGACCTCGACATGGATGCGTTCGCCGGAGCCCTCGACGAGGAACTGTCGCGCGATGCGCCGAGGGCCGCTCCGGCCGTCGCGGCCATGCCCGTTGCCGCCGCGGCAAGCGCCACCCCCAAGGTCGCCGCTTCCTATTCCAACTGGATTTCCCCGGCACCGCGGTCCCCCGTCGCGACGGTGTCGCCGACTCCGGCCGCCTCGCAGCCCGCGCCCGTGTCGCCGATCCTCGCCGACGAGGATGTCTCCGACCCGGTTCTCGAGGCGGCGTTCCGCGGACTGTCGGCCCCGGCCAATCCGCGCGATGCAAGGTTCCAGGAAAGCGAGGCCTTCGCCCCGGCGAGAGCGTCCGGCCCGGACGTATCCGAGCCGACGGCGCAGCTTTTCGACGACTTCGACGCACTGGTCGCCAGCGAATTGGCCGCCATGCAGGCGCCGCCGCCGGCTTCTGTCGAGAGCCGCGGTGCGGCGACCAAGGCGGTGGCAGGGAGCGAGCCGGCCTCCAGCCACGATGATGCCATGCCTTCGGCCCCGGAGGCGCGCCAGACGGCGAGCGCCGCCCGCCGGCAGGCTGTGTCCGGCCGTCGGGCCGGGCTTGCTGCCGTGACCGCTGCCTCGTCGGCCGGTCGCCAGATGCCGGTCTCGCGGCGGATGATGAGCGTCGGCGCAAGCCTGGCGGTCATCGCGCTGGTCGGCGGTGCCGGCGTCTACATGCTCACCGGTGACGGCGGGACCGTGTACGATGCGCCGCTGATCGTCAAAGCCGATGCCGAGCCGGTCAAGGTGGCGCCGAAGGATCCGGGCGGCCGCGCGGTTCCCAATCAGAACAAGGCGGTCTACGAGCGCGTCCAGGGCGCCGGCGCCGTTGTCGAGCCGTCGCAGCAGACGCTGCTGACGGCCGCCGAGGAGCCTGCGGACCTGCCGCAGACGGAGCCGGAACTGTCCGATCTGCCGGGCGTCGACTTGAATCCCATCGGCGCCGCCATTGCCGCCGAGCCGACCCGCACGGCCGAGGCGGGCGCCGACAACTCGCCGATCGCGGTGCTCACGCCGCGGCGCGTGCGCACGCTCACGGTCAACCCGGACGGCACGCTGGTCGCCACCGAAGAGGTGCCGTCGACCTCGCTGGCCGAGCTGCGTGGCGAGAACCCGGCGCTGATCGAGGCCGCCTCCCGGCCGCTCGACTCGCTGTCGACCGGGACGACGGCGCAGCAGCCCGCCGCCGATGCGGCGGCCCCCGTTGCGGAAGCGCCGGACATGGCGACGGCACCGGCCGCCACGCCGGCCGCTCCGGTGCAGGTCGCTGCCGCAGCCCCGGCCGAGCCGCAGGCGGTTCCCGCCGCGGAGCCGGCGACGGAAGTCGCGGCGCTCGCCCCCGCGACGCCGCCTGTGGTTGAAGGCGGCTATTACGTCCAGATCTCCTCGCAGCCATCGCGGGAGGCCGCCGAAGAATCGTCGCGGACGCTCGGCCAGCGCTTCGCCGAGGTGATCGGCGGGCGCAGCCTGGTGATCCAATCGGCCGACATTCCGGGCAAGGGAACCTACCACCGGGTCCGGGTTGCCGCCGCGTCGAAGAGCGAGGCCAACGATCTATGCCAACGGTTGAAGTCCGCCGGCGGCAGCTGCTTCGTGTCGCGCTAG
- a CDS encoding ABC transporter ATP-binding protein gives MQDHDTVTSPTALRTSAGVSFAARLAFENVSHSVGSVRILDGIDLTAEPGEVLCLLGPSGSGKTTMLRVAAGIERQSAGRLVLNGREIAGDAVFVPPERRGIGLMFQDFALFPHMTILDNVRFGLTAMPGAAARREALVALERVGLASVAGQYPHTLSGGEQQRVALARALTPRPSVLLMDEPFSGLDSRLKDVVRNDTLQILRESRATAIIVTHDAEEAMRLGDRIALLRDGRLVQVGTAAELYSRPASLFAAGFFSELNVVEGEVRGGRVVTALGPVADSPSSDGTRVTVALRLTGLRLDERPSGVFGRITARRFLGGVDLMTVAVEGLDKPLRSRMRAGIVPAHKRDVVVSVDPQDVIVFEKSADDR, from the coding sequence TTGCAGGACCACGACACCGTCACTTCCCCGACTGCCCTTCGCACCAGTGCCGGCGTCAGCTTCGCCGCGCGCCTCGCCTTCGAGAATGTCTCGCACTCGGTGGGCAGCGTCCGCATCCTCGACGGCATCGACCTGACCGCCGAGCCGGGCGAGGTCCTGTGCCTGCTCGGCCCCTCCGGTTCCGGCAAGACCACCATGCTGCGGGTGGCGGCGGGGATCGAGCGCCAGAGCGCCGGGCGGCTTGTGCTCAACGGCCGTGAGATCGCCGGGGACGCGGTGTTCGTCCCGCCGGAGCGGCGCGGCATCGGCCTGATGTTCCAGGACTTCGCGTTGTTTCCGCACATGACGATCCTCGACAACGTGCGGTTCGGGCTGACCGCCATGCCCGGCGCTGCGGCCAGGCGCGAGGCGCTGGTCGCGCTCGAGCGGGTGGGACTCGCGAGCGTCGCCGGCCAGTATCCGCACACGCTGTCCGGCGGCGAGCAGCAGCGCGTCGCGCTCGCCCGCGCTCTGACGCCGCGACCGTCGGTGCTGCTGATGGACGAGCCGTTCTCCGGCCTCGACAGCCGGCTGAAGGACGTGGTGCGCAACGACACGCTGCAGATCCTGCGCGAAAGCCGCGCCACCGCGATCATCGTCACCCACGACGCGGAGGAGGCGATGCGGCTCGGCGACCGCATCGCGCTGCTCCGGGACGGGCGGCTGGTGCAGGTCGGCACGGCGGCCGAACTCTACAGCCGGCCCGCCAGTCTCTTCGCGGCCGGCTTCTTCTCGGAGCTGAACGTCGTCGAGGGTGAGGTGCGCGGCGGACGGGTGGTGACGGCGCTCGGCCCCGTCGCAGACTCGCCATCATCCGACGGTACGCGGGTGACGGTCGCCCTGCGGCTGACCGGCCTGCGGCTCGACGAACGGCCGAGCGGCGTGTTCGGGCGCATAACGGCGCGGCGCTTCCTCGGCGGGGTCGATCTGATGACCGTGGCCGTCGAGGGGCTCGACAAGCCGCTGCGGTCACGGATGCGGGCCGGAATCGTACCGGCGCACAAGCGGGATGTCGTTGTTTCCGTTGATCCGCAGGACGTTATCGTGTTTGAAAAGTCCGCCGACGATCGTTAG
- the nagZ gene encoding beta-N-acetylhexosaminidase produces the protein MSGSKAWIAAPLGQRLSAEERAFFAGERPYGFILFGRNIASGSQLADLVAELREAGGRATTPIFVDQEGGRINRLKPPLAPSYPTPADIGRLYAADAAAGERAAWLQGRLLAGDLMPFGINADCIPCVDVPVPGANSVIGDRAYAESPDVVAVLGRAVAEGLMAGGMLPVMKHIPGHGRGNADSHHALPVVATPRDELSRTDFAPFRALRSLPAAMTAHILYTDIDPLAPATLSPIVIEKVIRTEIGFDGLLMTDDMSMKALAGDLADLGRRAREAGCDVLLHCNGEMDEMRRIAAAAGPLAGDAERRARDAEAVIARGMAGASDEAALRAEYQELMSRIA, from the coding sequence ATGAGCGGATCGAAGGCGTGGATCGCCGCCCCCCTGGGGCAGCGGCTGTCGGCGGAGGAGCGCGCCTTCTTCGCCGGCGAGCGGCCCTACGGCTTCATCCTGTTCGGCCGCAACATCGCCAGCGGCAGCCAGCTCGCCGACCTCGTCGCGGAACTGCGTGAAGCGGGCGGGCGGGCCACTACCCCGATCTTCGTCGACCAGGAGGGCGGGCGGATCAACCGCCTCAAGCCGCCGCTGGCGCCGAGCTATCCGACGCCCGCCGACATCGGCAGGCTATACGCGGCCGACGCGGCGGCCGGCGAGCGGGCGGCCTGGCTGCAGGGGCGGCTGCTGGCGGGCGACCTGATGCCTTTCGGGATCAACGCCGACTGCATTCCCTGCGTCGACGTGCCGGTCCCGGGTGCGAACTCGGTGATCGGCGATCGTGCCTATGCCGAATCGCCGGATGTCGTCGCGGTGCTGGGCCGGGCGGTGGCGGAAGGTCTCATGGCCGGCGGCATGCTGCCGGTGATGAAGCACATCCCGGGCCACGGCCGCGGCAATGCCGACAGCCATCACGCGCTGCCGGTCGTCGCCACCCCGCGCGATGAACTCTCCCGGACCGACTTCGCGCCGTTCCGGGCGCTGCGCAGCCTGCCGGCGGCGATGACGGCCCACATCCTCTACACCGACATCGACCCGCTCGCGCCGGCGACGCTGTCGCCGATCGTGATCGAAAAGGTGATCCGCACCGAGATCGGCTTTGACGGATTGTTGATGACCGACGACATGTCGATGAAGGCGCTGGCAGGCGACCTCGCCGATCTGGGGCGCCGGGCGCGTGAGGCGGGCTGCGACGTGCTGCTGCATTGCAACGGTGAGATGGACGAGATGCGCCGCATCGCCGCGGCGGCGGGGCCGCTGGCGGGCGACGCCGAGCGCCGGGCGCGCGACGCCGAGGCCGTGATCGCGCGCGGCATGGCAGGCGCGAGCGACGAGGCGGCGCTGCGGGCGGAGTACCAGGAGTTGATGAGCCGCATCGCCTGA
- a CDS encoding twin-arginine translocase TatA/TatE family subunit — protein MGSFSIWHWLIVLAVVLLLFGRGKIPELMGDVAKGIKSFKKGMSEEDTEAAAQERRALDHREGDVVARDVKTEKSVS, from the coding sequence ATGGGTAGCTTCAGCATCTGGCACTGGCTCATCGTCCTCGCCGTCGTGCTGCTCCTCTTCGGCCGGGGCAAGATCCCTGAATTGATGGGTGACGTCGCCAAGGGCATCAAGAGCTTCAAGAAGGGCATGTCCGAAGAGGACACCGAAGCTGCCGCCCAGGAGCGCCGTGCGCTCGACCATCGCGAAGGCGATGTCGTCGCCCGCGACGTGAAGACGGAAAAGTCGGTCAGCTGA
- the xth gene encoding exodeoxyribonuclease III, whose translation MIIATWNINGVKARIDGLTAWLAARSPDIACLQEIKSVDETFPREPIEALGYHVETHGQKGFNGVALLSKQKPLSIEPRLPGDTADEHSRFIEGVWDYAGQPLRVASLYLPNGNPIGTDKFAYKLAWMERLETHAKASLAREELLVLAGDYNVIPEPADASNPAAWRDDALFQPETRAAYRRLLNLGLADAIRATTDAAGTYTFWDYQAGAWQKNNGIRIDHLLLSPEAQARLVSAGIDSHVRGWEKPSDHVPVMIELA comes from the coding sequence GTGATCATCGCCACCTGGAACATCAATGGCGTCAAGGCGCGCATTGACGGCCTGACCGCGTGGCTCGCCGCGCGCTCGCCCGACATCGCCTGCCTGCAGGAGATCAAGAGCGTCGACGAGACCTTCCCGCGGGAGCCGATCGAGGCGCTCGGCTACCATGTCGAGACGCACGGCCAGAAGGGCTTCAACGGCGTCGCGCTGCTGTCGAAGCAGAAGCCGCTGTCGATCGAGCCCCGCCTGCCCGGCGACACGGCGGACGAGCATTCGCGCTTCATCGAGGGAGTCTGGGACTACGCGGGCCAGCCCTTGCGGGTCGCGTCGCTGTATCTGCCGAACGGCAATCCGATCGGCACGGACAAGTTCGCCTACAAGCTCGCCTGGATGGAGCGGCTGGAGACCCACGCCAAGGCATCGCTGGCACGCGAGGAACTGCTGGTCCTCGCCGGCGACTACAACGTCATCCCGGAGCCGGCGGACGCGTCCAATCCCGCGGCGTGGCGCGACGACGCGCTGTTCCAGCCGGAGACCCGGGCGGCCTACCGGCGTCTCCTCAATCTCGGGCTCGCCGACGCGATCCGGGCGACGACCGATGCAGCCGGGACCTATACGTTCTGGGATTATCAGGCCGGAGCCTGGCAGAAGAACAACGGCATCCGCATCGACCACCTGCTGCTCTCGCCGGAGGCGCAGGCGCGCCTCGTATCAGCCGGCATCGACAGCCACGTCCGCGGCTGGGAAAAGCCATCCGACCACGTGCCGGTGATGATCGAACTCGCCTGA
- a CDS encoding deoxyguanosinetriphosphate triphosphohydrolase, with product MQVNTIAQIGMGGLARAAYAVQPEESRGRLFAEAASPTRTPFQRDRDRIVHATAFRRLKHKTQVFVATEGDHFRTRLTHTIEVSQIARAFARALRLDEDLTEAIALVHDFGHTPFGHAGERALDRRMRLYGGFDHNAQSLRIVTALERHYAEFDGLNLAWETLEGLVKHNGPLVGPHAPAGCPVPRPIADFDQLFPLDLGSFASLEAQAAAISDDIAYNTHDLDDGLRAGLIDLDDLAGLDLAGAILAEVRAAYPHLDKARTAHEIMRRHITRMVEDVIETTVAGIGRLEPADASAIRGADRTLVAFSAPMRAAVDQTRGFLFERVYRHDSVMRVMRTAEGIVENLFDRLIERPDLMPGAWSVASDRLGEDRLARRVSDYLAGMTDTYALAEHARLFDATPRLR from the coding sequence ATGCAAGTGAACACGATCGCACAGATCGGGATGGGCGGCCTGGCGCGCGCCGCCTATGCTGTGCAGCCGGAGGAGTCGCGGGGCCGGCTGTTCGCCGAGGCGGCGAGCCCGACCCGCACGCCGTTCCAGCGCGACCGCGACCGCATCGTCCACGCCACCGCGTTTCGACGGCTGAAGCACAAGACGCAGGTCTTCGTGGCCACCGAGGGCGATCATTTCCGCACGCGACTCACCCATACGATCGAGGTCTCGCAGATCGCCCGCGCCTTCGCCCGCGCGCTGCGGCTCGACGAGGACCTCACCGAGGCGATCGCGCTCGTCCACGATTTCGGCCACACGCCGTTCGGCCACGCGGGCGAACGGGCCCTCGACCGCCGGATGCGGCTCTATGGCGGATTCGACCACAATGCCCAGTCGCTGCGGATCGTCACCGCGCTGGAGCGCCATTACGCCGAGTTCGACGGGCTGAATCTCGCCTGGGAAACGCTGGAAGGCCTCGTCAAGCACAACGGGCCGCTCGTCGGGCCGCATGCGCCGGCGGGCTGCCCGGTGCCGCGGCCGATCGCGGACTTCGACCAGCTGTTCCCGCTGGACCTCGGCAGTTTCGCCAGCCTCGAGGCGCAGGCCGCGGCGATTTCCGACGACATCGCCTACAATACCCACGATCTCGACGACGGGCTGCGGGCCGGGCTGATCGACCTCGACGACCTGGCCGGGCTCGACCTCGCGGGCGCAATCCTCGCGGAAGTGCGGGCGGCCTATCCCCATCTCGACAAGGCCCGCACGGCGCACGAGATCATGCGGCGCCACATCACCCGCATGGTCGAGGACGTCATCGAGACGACGGTCGCCGGGATCGGCAGGCTGGAACCCGCCGACGCGTCGGCGATCCGCGGCGCCGACCGGACGCTGGTCGCCTTCTCGGCGCCGATGCGGGCGGCCGTCGACCAGACGCGGGGCTTCCTGTTCGAGCGGGTCTACCGCCACGACAGCGTGATGCGCGTCATGCGGACCGCCGAGGGCATCGTCGAGAACCTCTTCGACCGGCTGATCGAGCGGCCGGACCTGATGCCCGGCGCCTGGAGCGTCGCGTCCGACCGGCTCGGGGAGGACCGGCTGGCGCGCCGGGTGTCGGACTATCTCGCCGGGATGACCGACACCTACGCGCTCGCCGAGCATGCGAGGCTGTTTGACGCCACGCCGCGTTTGCGCTAG
- the tatC gene encoding twin-arginine translocase subunit TatC has protein sequence MEHLLELRRRLIWSIVGFMIAFICCFFFAKEIFNFLVVPYQTATVWAGIDDRQVELIYTAPQEFFFTQVKIAAFGGLFLAFPIIASQIYKFVAPGLYRNERHAFLPFLVATPVLFLMGATLVYYFFTPMVMWFFLSMEQTGTGGQAAIQLLPRVSEYLSLIMTLIFAFGLVFQLPVVATLLVRAGLTSAEGLASKRKYAIVIAFVAAAILTPPDPVSQIGLALPTILLYEVSIIVARMIEKKRAAEALGGNGAEAEG, from the coding sequence ATGGAGCATCTGCTCGAGCTGCGACGACGGCTGATCTGGAGCATCGTCGGCTTCATGATCGCCTTCATCTGCTGCTTCTTCTTCGCCAAGGAAATCTTCAATTTCCTGGTCGTGCCTTACCAGACGGCGACCGTCTGGGCCGGCATCGACGATCGTCAGGTCGAGCTCATCTACACCGCGCCGCAGGAGTTCTTCTTCACCCAGGTGAAGATCGCCGCGTTCGGCGGGCTGTTCCTGGCCTTCCCGATCATCGCGAGCCAGATCTACAAGTTCGTCGCGCCCGGTCTCTACCGCAACGAGCGCCACGCCTTCCTGCCGTTCCTGGTCGCGACCCCGGTGCTTTTCCTGATGGGGGCGACGCTGGTCTACTACTTCTTCACCCCGATGGTGATGTGGTTCTTCCTGTCGATGGAGCAGACCGGCACCGGCGGCCAGGCGGCGATCCAGCTGCTGCCCCGGGTCTCGGAATACCTGTCGCTGATCATGACGCTGATCTTCGCCTTCGGCCTGGTGTTCCAGCTGCCCGTCGTGGCGACGCTGCTGGTACGGGCGGGCCTGACCAGCGCCGAGGGCCTGGCGTCGAAGCGCAAATATGCGATCGTCATCGCCTTCGTCGCGGCGGCGATCCTGACGCCCCCGGATCCGGTCTCCCAGATCGGTCTTGCCCTGCCCACGATCCTTCTCTACGAGGTGTCGATCATTGTGGCGCGGATGATCGAGAAGAAGCGGGCGGCCGAGGCGCTCGGCGGCAACGGGGCTGAAGCCGAAGGCTGA
- the tatB gene encoding Sec-independent protein translocase protein TatB, whose product MFDIGWTELLVIAIVLVVVVGPKDLPRMLRTFGRTTKQVRSMASDFRRQFDDALREAELDEVRQTVADAKKFDPTKDVRAAMNPMKAIGDEIRSSLTAATKAPEPKVPSSSAPAEPAEPEKTGAAAPAAATTDADAASTSEAKARKTEDAA is encoded by the coding sequence ATGTTCGATATCGGCTGGACCGAACTACTGGTGATCGCGATCGTCCTTGTGGTCGTCGTCGGCCCCAAGGACCTGCCGCGTATGTTGCGGACGTTCGGTCGCACCACCAAGCAGGTGCGTTCGATGGCCTCGGATTTCCGCCGCCAGTTCGACGACGCACTGCGAGAGGCCGAATTGGACGAGGTCCGCCAGACGGTGGCCGACGCCAAGAAGTTCGACCCGACGAAAGACGTCCGGGCGGCGATGAACCCGATGAAGGCGATCGGTGACGAGATCCGTTCATCGCTGACCGCGGCGACCAAGGCGCCCGAGCCGAAGGTGCCGTCTTCCTCGGCACCGGCGGAGCCTGCCGAGCCGGAGAAAACCGGCGCAGCCGCACCAGCGGCAGCGACCACCGATGCCGACGCGGCGTCGACGAGCGAGGCCAAGGCCCGCAAGACCGAGGACGCCGCGTGA
- the argS gene encoding arginine--tRNA ligase — MNIFADFENRVRVAVEAVLSHGEMPAQDLSRVTVEPPRDATHGDLATNAAMVLAKPLGAKPRELATQIAARLARDPDVETAEVAGPGFINLRLKPSFWTGHLAEILAAGADYGRGKPTGRSVNVEYVSANPTGPMHVGHTRGAVVGDAIANILAFDGADVTSEYYINDAGEQVNVLARSVFLRYREARGEAIGDIPAGLYPGDYLKPVGEALAAEFGDTLAGMDEAEWLPLVRDRAIAAMMAMIRSDLKLLGVEHAVFFSERTLHDDGLIEAAIEDLRAKGFIYQGALPPPKGQVPEEWEDREQTLLRSTEVGDDQDRPLVKSDGTYTYFAADVAYFRDKFRRGYQEMVYVLGADHGGYVKRLEAVARAVAGGTAHVDVVLCQLVKLFRNGEPVTMSKRSGSFVTLADVVEEVGRDPVRFMMLYRKSDAPLDFDFEKVTEQSKDNPVFYVQYAHARAAAIFRQAAETGVAAPDFSRVGDMDLACLTDEGELGLIRKLAEFPRLIASAAEAKEPHRLAFYLYDVAATFHAQYNRGKDLPHLRFVNPEGPKVTEARLALVRAVAIVIKTGLGLVGADAPEEMR, encoded by the coding sequence ATGAACATCTTCGCCGATTTCGAGAACCGGGTGAGAGTCGCGGTGGAAGCCGTTCTGTCGCATGGCGAAATGCCAGCGCAAGACCTCTCACGGGTGACCGTCGAGCCGCCGCGGGACGCAACCCACGGCGATCTGGCGACCAATGCGGCGATGGTGCTGGCCAAGCCGCTCGGGGCGAAGCCGCGGGAACTCGCGACGCAGATCGCGGCGCGGCTCGCCCGCGATCCGGACGTCGAGACGGCGGAAGTCGCCGGGCCCGGCTTCATCAATCTGCGGCTGAAGCCGTCCTTCTGGACGGGCCATCTCGCCGAGATCCTCGCGGCCGGTGCGGACTACGGGCGCGGCAAGCCGACCGGCCGGTCGGTGAACGTCGAATACGTCTCCGCCAACCCGACCGGTCCGATGCATGTCGGCCATACCCGCGGTGCCGTGGTCGGGGACGCCATCGCCAACATCCTCGCCTTCGACGGCGCCGATGTCACCAGCGAGTACTACATCAACGACGCCGGCGAGCAGGTGAACGTCCTCGCCCGGTCTGTCTTCCTGCGCTACCGCGAGGCGCGGGGCGAGGCGATCGGCGACATCCCCGCCGGGCTCTATCCCGGTGACTACCTGAAGCCGGTGGGCGAGGCGCTGGCGGCCGAATTCGGCGACACGCTCGCGGGGATGGACGAGGCCGAGTGGCTGCCGCTGGTCCGTGACCGGGCGATCGCCGCGATGATGGCGATGATCCGTTCCGACCTGAAGCTGCTCGGCGTCGAGCACGCGGTGTTCTTCTCCGAGCGCACGCTGCACGACGACGGCCTGATCGAGGCCGCGATCGAGGATCTGCGCGCCAAGGGCTTCATCTACCAGGGCGCGCTGCCGCCGCCGAAGGGCCAGGTTCCGGAAGAGTGGGAGGATCGCGAGCAGACGCTGCTGCGTTCGACCGAGGTCGGCGACGACCAGGACCGGCCGCTGGTGAAGTCGGATGGCACCTACACCTATTTCGCCGCCGACGTCGCCTACTTCCGGGACAAGTTCCGGCGCGGCTATCAGGAGATGGTCTACGTGCTCGGCGCCGACCATGGCGGCTACGTCAAGCGCCTGGAGGCGGTGGCGCGGGCTGTCGCCGGCGGGACGGCGCATGTCGACGTGGTGCTCTGCCAGCTGGTGAAGCTGTTCCGCAACGGCGAGCCGGTGACCATGTCGAAGCGCTCGGGCAGCTTCGTCACGCTCGCCGACGTCGTCGAGGAAGTCGGCCGCGACCCGGTGCGCTTCATGATGCTCTATCGGAAGAGCGACGCACCGCTCGACTTCGACTTCGAGAAGGTGACGGAACAGTCGAAGGACAACCCGGTCTTCTACGTGCAGTACGCCCACGCCCGTGCCGCCGCGATCTTCCGCCAGGCGGCCGAGACGGGCGTCGCGGCGCCGGATTTCAGCCGCGTCGGCGATATGGATCTCGCGTGCCTGACGGACGAGGGCGAACTCGGCCTGATCCGCAAGCTCGCCGAGTTCCCGCGGTTGATCGCGTCCGCCGCCGAGGCCAAGGAGCCGCACAGGCTGGCGTTCTACCTCTACGACGTCGCCGCGACGTTCCATGCCCAGTACAATCGCGGCAAGGACTTGCCGCACTTACGGTTTGTTAACCCTGAGGGGCCAAAAGTGACTGAGGCTAGACTGGCTCTGGTTCGAGCGGTGGCCATCGTCATCAAAACAGGACTCGGCCTTGTCGGTGCCGACGCTCCGGAAGAAATGCGATGA